Part of the Calditrichota bacterium genome, AATTGCGCCAAAGGCAGAGCAGCGTTGTAAATACCGACAACTTCGGCGGTTTTAAAATAGCCGAGCATCAGCGTCGCCACGCGGTCGATGATGAACCAAATCATGGAAACAAGTATCAAAGGCCAGGAAAAGGAGATAATTTCTTTGTAATTAGGTCTGGCGGAGAGAGTTTTCCCCCAGATTGGAAAAAGCTTCTGCGCCAGCACAAGTCCGACCATTGCCGTGATGAAATATCCGGCGGGATAGGCGAAAATCGCGGCCTTTATGCCAAATCCGCTAAACAGCAAAACGAGAAAAACGATCAAAATTGTCAGATAGCGGAGACTTTGCTGGGTGTAAACGATCAAATCCATTCGCTTGAAGCCGGTGAAAATTGATGAATTGAGCATCATCAGGCTGAAAAATGGCACTATAATGGCAAAATAGCGTAAAACAGGTACAAGCGCTGGTTTGTTGTAGATGTTGAGGCAAATTTGTTGATTCAACAAAATCAGCAGCGCCATCGTTAACAGTCCTGCGGGTGCGGAAATGAGAAACGACGTGCGTATTGTGCCGCGGACGACAGCTTCTTTTTTTTGTGAGAGATAAAACGGAACGTAACGGTTGATCGCTGTGGGAAGACCTAACAGCGCCAGGGTGCCGGCAATTTCCACCACGGAAATTCCCAGTGAAAAGATGCCGTAATTTGCGGGTCCCAAAGTTCGGGCGATGAGGGCACGGATCAAATAGCCCAAAAATCGACCGAGTAAAATGCCAAAGAAAAAAATTGACGCGCCGCGCGCTACCGTTTTAAGCGCTTGTTCCTTGACGCTGAATTTTTGCTCCGCTTCTGTCATGAAAAGCCTTTGCCGGAAGGTTTCATTAGTAAGGACAGGTTACTGTTAA contains:
- a CDS encoding flippase, which encodes MTEAEQKFSVKEQALKTVARGASIFFFGILLGRFLGYLIRALIARTLGPANYGIFSLGISVVEIAGTLALLGLPTAINRYVPFYLSQKKEAVVRGTIRTSFLISAPAGLLTMALLILLNQQICLNIYNKPALVPVLRYFAIIVPFFSLMMLNSSIFTGFKRMDLIVYTQQSLRYLTILIVFLVLLFSGFGIKAAIFAYPAGYFITAMVGLVLAQKLFPIWGKTLSARPNYKEIISFSWPLILVSMIWFIIDRVATLMLGYFKTAEVVGIYNAALPLAQFIPAVLQSFTTIFMPIASSLISSKDIKELRKVYATTSKWILVLTLPLFLLIFTFSEQLIALLFGAKYISAAPVLQILAFGFFFHAIVGPTTTSLNAFEKTKITLINTVVGFAVNITLHLLLIPRFGIIGAAVASAVALILINLLAVVEIFVMYNITPFSKSYLKVVVSAIVPLSIILAAAKYFEIAVTLNWLIIFSAFFLASYFLLLYLLRSMEADDVLVLKEIQKKIGANIKPLEYLISRIKK